One Drechmeria coniospora strain ARSEF 6962 chromosome 01, whole genome shotgun sequence genomic region harbors:
- a CDS encoding ubiquitin hydrolase: MRVPQTIPVVLLPLVPFLGLFFADHVFRSPARRLSVIAATALSAAWIVAVVDIENHMLAFYFGLLAPWIVLRAYLMFWVYDPRKDFLAIRLRSRSADDGLHHCWEPYPPSVSLARLSWIVDLLLDFRLVGWCYSASDGRPCRFHSPKTTVQDTVILRQRAQTLPSTVAAMVSRMALSLVCIGICQTFIFPPVRDVLLHGQAYPSRGFVWGALFRLVAVTTSIASIIALVDLFYSVSSILSAAFFRAGVHTSLVGAIQPNPWGSLGALADRGIPGLYDAWHDYFQHGFRLLATQVGNAVGGTSSPQRKAAKLFSVFIMSGIMHVCGSLMFRRNNSPYAGQLAFFLLQPVGIFGQGFLDHKARQLPRASLLRPFMNISLCLLWSYLAFPLVSNDLLRGGFWEHRRLEALLVRTSDSEFLDFYEGQSTAYRQPRRRDQLLDRWNEPSVILTALALIGAVVLKLYSPDGSLETVGVSIGYALWDLIVFLVPAPLLYAIDGWMSGATTTRPMSDAQPATHGAKSELMRRILGLDRSGGMMASVYQARTRALSVTGTVLGLKLDPSRPAGLGNRDNSCYQNSILQGLAALDTFPGYLSACVRTVDPDGQGQGNDVARTLRTLIHDLNDLSNNGKTIWTPSLLKSMSTWTQQDAQEYYSKMLDDIDRAVGEAVGRSRRHSGLEADFAAKASTSSQHSDDSGYQSLSSKADRSAMKPLQNPLEGLLAQRVACVQCGHHEGLSMIPFNCLTLSLGLDKSRHDLYERLDSYSRVEAIEGVECAKCTLLRAQRLLTKVVERMKDSSTAEQLAEPLRRLEAIESALEDDDFDDETLTEKCKISSRGKVSTTKTKQIVIARPPQSLAIHVNRSVFDPTTFDMIKNSAPVRFPLTLDLGPWCLGSSEGGRPVAEAGKADGDGDGDGVEERWQSDAGASMVAGDDGPSRLTGPIYELRAAVTHAGRHENGHYICYRKYPTPEAAVEAAAPDDDVGARDSDDADDGDGSEKRDDGDPVERQNAGWWRLSDHNVAKVDEETVLSLSPGVFMLFYQCVDAGMVLQSGARADLASGDASDGAKGAREGEMRAADQIPLPMGDDEDL; this comes from the exons ATGCGGGTGCCACAGACCATCCCCGTTGTTCTTCTCCCTCTTGTGCCATTCCTAGGCCTCTTCTTCGCCGACCATGTCTTTCGCAGCCCGGCGAGAAGGCTTTCGGTGATTGCCGCGACCGCCTTGTCGGCAGCGTGgatcgtggccgtcgtcgacatcgagaATCACATGCTGGCCTTTTACTTTGGACTCTTGGCCCCGTGGATCGTCCTTCGCGCCTACCTCATGTTCTGGGTCTACGATCCCCGAAAGGACTTTCTCGCCATCCGCCTGCGCAGTCgctccgccgacgatggccttcACCACTGTTGGGAACCCTACCCTCCATCCGTGTCGCTGGCTCGGCTGTCGTGGAtcgtcgacctgctgctcgacTTCAGACTCGTCGGTTGGTGCTACTCGGCCTCTGACGGTCGTCCCTGCCGCTTCCACTCCCCCAAGACGACGGTGCAGGACACGGTAATCCTCCGGCAAAGGGCACAGACGCTGCCGAgtaccgtcgccgccatggtcaGCCGCATGGCGCTGTCCCTCGTGTGCATCGGCATCTGCCAGACCTTCATCTTCCCGCCTGTGCGAGACGTCTTGCTGCATGGCCAGGCGTACCCGTCCCGGGGCTTCGTGTGGGGTGCCCTGTTTCGTCTCGTTGCCGTCACGACGAGCATAGCGTccatcatcgccctcgtcgacctgtTCTACTCTGTCTCGAGTATCCTttccgccgccttcttcagGGCCGGCGTCCACACGAGCCTCGTCGGAGCCATTCAACCCAATCCGTGGGGGAGCCTCGGAGCCCTCGCCGACCGCGGAATTCCCG GTTTGTATGATGCTTGGCACGACTACTTTCAGCACGGCTTTCGTTTGCTTGCGACCCAAGTCGGaaacgccgtcggcggtacGTCGTCGCCACAGCGCAAAGCCGCCAAGCTCTTTAGCGTTTTCATCATGTCCGGCATCATGCATGTGTGCGGTTCGCTCATGTTCCGACGCAACAACAGCCCTTACGCCGGCCAgctcgccttcttcttgctGCAGCCTGTTGGCATCTTTGGTCAAGGATTTCTCGACCACAAGGCGAGGCAACTGCCACGCGCAAGTCTCCTCCGGCCTTTCATGAACATATCTCTCTGTCTGCTCTGGTCGTATCTGGCCTTTCCGCTCGTGAGCAATGATCTGCTACGAGGGGGTTTCTGGGAACATCGACGGTTGGAAGCGCTGCTTGTGCGAACG TCCGACTCGGAGTTTCTAGACTTTTACGAGGGCCAAAGCACCGCGTACCGACAgccgcgccgacgagatCAGCTCTTGGATCGGTGGAACGAGCCATCGGTCATCCTCACCGCACTCGCCTTGATCGGGGCCGTCGTACTCAAGCTCTACAGCCCAGACGGGTCGCTGGAAACGGTTGGCGTCTCGATCGGGTACGCCCTGTGGGACTTGATCGTCTTCCTCGTGCCGGCGCCCCTGCTGtacgccatcgacggctgGATGAGcggtgcgacgacgacgcgacccATGTCCGACGCGCAACCGGCCACACATGGCGCCAAGAGCGAGCTCATGCGGAGgatcctcggcctcgaccgctCGGGCGGCATGATGGCCTCGGTCTACCAGGCGAGGACCCGAGCGCTGTCGGTGACGGGGACCGTCCTGGGCCTCAAGCTCGACCCGAGCCGCCCGGCCGGGCTGGGAAACCGCGACAACTCGTGCTACCAGAACAGCATACTGcaaggcctcgccgccttggacACCTTTCCCGGCTACCTGTCGGCCTGCGTGCGGACCGTCGACCCGGACGGTCAGGGCCAGGGCAACGACGTGGCCCGAACGCTGCGCACGCTGATCCACGACCTCAACGACCTGTCGAACAACGGAAAGACGATTTGGACGCCGAGCTTGCTCAAGTCGATGAGCACCTGGACGCAGCAGGATGCGCAGGAATACTACTCGAAGatgctcgacgacatcgacagggccgtcggcgaggccgtcggccggtcgCGTCGGCATTCggggctcgaggccgactttGCCGCCAAGGCGTCGACTTCGAGCCAGCACAGCGACGACAGCGGCTATCAGAGCCTGTCGTCGAAGGCGGACCGGTCGGCGATGAAGCCGCTGCAGAACCCGTTGGAGGGCTTGCTCGCGCAGCGGGTCGCATGCGTTCAGTGCGGCCATCACGAGGGCTTGTCCATGATTCCATTCAACTGCCTCACCCtcagcctcggcctcgacaagaGCCGGCATGATCTCTACGAGCGGCTCGATTCCTACAGCAGGGTCGAGGCGATCGAGGGCGTCGAATGCGCCAAGTGCACGCTGCTGCGGGCCCAGAGGCTCCTGACCAAGGTGGTCGAAAGGATGAAggactcgtcgacggccgagcagctgGCGGAGCCGTTGCGGcggctcgaggccatcgagtcggcgctcgaggacgacgactttgACGACGAGACGTTGACGGAAAAGTGCAAGATATCGAGCCGCGGCAAGGTGAgcacgacgaagacgaagcaAATCGTCATCGCCCGTCCACCGCAGAGCCTCGCTATCCACGTCAACCGCTCCGTGTTTGATCCGACGACGTTTGACATGATAAAAAATTCGGCGCCCGTCCGCTTCCCCTTGACGCTTGACCTCGGACCGTGGTGCTTGGGCAGCTCGGAAGGCGGCCGACCGGTTGCGGAAGCGggcaaggccgacggcgacggcgacggcgacggcgtcgaggaacgATGGCAGTCGGATGCCGGGGCATCCATGGTGGCCGGGGACGACGGCCCGTCGAGACTGACGGGGCCGATATACGAGCTACGGGCGGCCGTAACGCACGCGGGACGGCACGAAAACGGGCACTACATTTGCTACCGGAAATATCCGacgcccgaggcggccgtcgaggctgccgctcccgacgacgatgtcggCGCGCGAGACTCGGACGatgcagacgacggcgacgggtcGGAGAAaagagacgacggcgatccAGTGGAGAGACAAAACGCGGGCTGGTGGAGGCTCAGCGACCACAACGTGGCCAAGGTGGACGAGGAGACGGTGCTGTCGCTTTCGCCCGGCGTGTTTATGCTCTTCTACCAatgcgtcgatgccggcatGGTGCTCCAGAGCGGGGCGCGCGCCGACTTGGCGTCGGGCGATGCTTCCGACGGTGCAAAGGGGGCTCGGGAGGGGGAGATGCGTGCTGCTGATCAGATTCCTCTGCcgatgggcgacgacgaggacttGTAG
- a CDS encoding hypothetical protein (related to triose phosphate/3-phosphoglycerate/phosphate translocator) — protein sequence MSATPTSEADSKADTMVDEMTDATDGLLDDPEVAGKPGDLLLEHQPAKGWHPAYFVGYESPLDALGPAFGSDILLTRRTCALDSAWIFFSNTTILFNKWIIDTAGFPVILTAWHLVFSTIATQLLARYTTLLDSRHAIPITARLYIRTIFPIGFLYSGSLVCSNLVYLYLSIPFIQMLKSGAPVAVLFTSWAFRVAEPSMPAFINVLVIVAGVALASIGEIHFSFIGFLYQLGGIAFEAVRLVMIQIMLSAEGLRMDPLVSLYYFAPVCAVMNILVAVPSEMPRFRWADLAAVGFPVLFLNALVAFLLNVSSVFLIGRTSGLVMTLTGIFKNILLIIVSLLLWRTEITLLQSIGYGIALAGLTYYSLGYDQIAIAGTAVVEQTANAMASFTGRSPSNAEARKLLIIVCAAISSLVLVMALW from the exons ATGTCCGCCACGCCGACCTCCGAGGCCGACTCCAAAGCCGACACCATGGTGGACGAGATGACGGATGCCACCGACGGCCTGCTGGACGACCCCGAGGTCGCCGGAAAACCCGGTGATTTGTTGCTGGAACATCAGCCTGCCAAGGGATGGCATCCCGCCTACTTCGTTGGGTATGAATCCCCTCTCGATGCCCTTGGCCCCGCCTTTGGATCCGACATCTTGCTGACAAGGCGCACCTGCGCTCTCGACAGTGCCTGGATCTTCTTCTCCAACACCACCATACTGTTCAACAAGTGGATAATAGACACCGCTGGCTTTC CTGTTATACTCACTGCCTGGCACCTCGTCTTCTCCACCATCGCAACCCAACTTCTCGCCCGCTACACGACCCTGCTCGATTCGCGCCATGCTATACCCATCACGGCCCGCCTCTACATCCGCACCATCTTCCCCATCGGCTTCCTCTACTCCGGCTCTCTCGTCTGCTCCAACCTCGTCTATCTATATCTGTCCATCCCATTCATTCAGATGCTCAAGTCCGGCgcccccgtcgccgtcctcttcaCCTCCTGGGCCTTCCGCGTGGCCGAgccctcgatgccggccttcATCAACGTGCTTGTCATcgttgccggcgtcgccctcgcctccatCGGCGAGATACATTTCTCCTTCATCGGATTCCTCTaccagctcggcggcatcgccttcGAGGCCGTTCGCCTCGTCATGATCCAGATCATGCTGAGCGCCGAGGGCCTGCGCATGGATCCCCTCGTCAGCCTCTACTACTTCGCCCCTGTTTGTGCCGTCATgaacatcctcgtcgccgtgcccaGCGAGATGCCGCGCTTCCGCTGGGCCGATCtagccgccgtcggcttcccCGTTCTCTTCCtcaacgccctcgtcgcctttCTGCTCAACGTTTCGAGCGTCTTCCTG ATTGGTCGGACCTCGGGCCTCGTCATGACGCTGACCGGCATCTTCAAAAACATCCTCCTCATCATCGtttccctcctcctctgGCGCACTGAAATCACCCTCCTGCAATCGATCGGCTACGGCATCGCCCTTGCCGGCCTCACCTACTACTCCCTTGGTTACGACCagatcgccatcgccggcaccgccgttgTTGAGCAGACCGCCAATGCCATGGCCTCCTTCACGGGCCGTTCCCCGTCCAACGCTGAAGCGCGGAAACTACTAATCATCGTCTGCGCCGCCATCAgcagcctcgtcctcgtcatggcTCTATGGTAA
- a CDS encoding 2Fe-2S iron-sulfur cluster binding domain protein yields the protein MSPSRAVHASLANLSSAACRYTQSGHGQLRRAICVARQSTPFRFTSAHAPRTSWTVASSSRRSFTSTAARRHGHIQPPKPGEELYVTFIEKDGVEHKFAVSAGDNLLDIAQANDLEMEGACGGSCACSTCHVIVMDEEHFDKMPEPDDDENDMLDLAFGLTETSRLGCQVKMTKELDGLVVKLPSMTRNLQASDFQQ from the exons ATGTCTCCGTCGAGGGCGGTACACGCCAGCTTGGCGAACCTTTCGTCCGCCGCCTGCCGATACACACAGTCGGGTCACGGTCAGCTGCGAAGGGCAATCTGCGTTGCGAGGCAGTCGACGCCATTCCGATTCACATCAGCGCATGCTCCTCGCACATCGTGGACGGTGGCATCATCTTCTCGGCGCAGCTtcacgtcgacggctgcgagGCGGCACGGTCATATCCAACCGCCGAAGCCTGGTGAAGA GTTGTACGTCACGTTCATCGAaaaggacggcgtcgagcacaAGTTTGCCGTCTCCGCCGGCGACAACCTGCTCGATATCGCACAGGCCAACGATTTGGAAATGGAGGGCGCATGTGGTGGATCGTGCGCCTGTTCGACATGCCACGTCATTGTCATGGACGAGGAACACTTCGACAAGATGCCCGAgcccgatgacgacgagaacGACATGCTGGACCTGGCCTTTGGCCTGACCGAAACGAGTCGGTTGGGGTGTCAGGTGAAGATGACCAAGGAGCTGGACGGCCTTGTCGTCAAGCTGCCCTCGATGACGAGAAATCTGCAAGCGAGCGACTTTCAACAGTGA
- a CDS encoding mitochondrial fusion protein produces MSTHREGVNPLRPYYIPPTIGEAVDPISSSHANSSYSQHATGNNTRYATKARDVLTDLNYKGLLDDSSPSIVQSAKELVDELLWKYTSVLMAQPFEVAKMMLQARDQDDNATLGTPEPEDSDSEGDEPAYFTSNVPGAAMPSRNGALGNRRQPSSLPQSTRAPKKPNHYLVLRRPDSVFDVIGQLWARDGVWGVWKGSNATFLYTVLQSLLENWSRSFFSAIFNVPDLGVKEDLERLIDIASPYPWMSLFVAGAAAVATGVLLSPLDLVRTRLIMTPIYNGQRRTLACLRALPSYLCPAAIALPTVLNSLIHPLLTLSTPLVLRTRFMIDSHASPMTFSVVKFFTSSAAILAKLPIETVLRRGQMAVLSGKDYVRALEGNEQTMDTVVPIGRYNGVIGTMYHITSQEGTRETTKQPATKKGKAYSKATRPTHRRGQGLEGLWRGWKVNWWGLVGLWTASVVGNGGEGEF; encoded by the exons ATGTCGACACATAGAGAGGGCGTCAACCCTCTGAGGCCGTATTACATACCGCCGACCATCGGCGAGGCGGTGGATCCTATTTCCAGCTCGCACGCGAACTCTTCCTACAGCCAACACGCGACGGGCAACAACACGCGATATGCGACCAAGGCGCGCGATGTCCTCACCGATCTCAACTACAAAGGCCTGCTCGATGATTCATCCCCATCAATAGTGCAGAGCGCCAAGGAGCTCGTGGACGAGCTGTTATGGAAATACACGTCGGTCCTGATGGCCCAGCCCTTCGAGGTGGCGAAAATGATGCTGCAGGCAAGGGATCAAGACGACAATGCCACACTCGGGACTCCGGAGCCAGAG GACTCGGActccgagggcgacgagccggcgTATTTCACATCCAACGTCCCCGGCGCGGCCATGCCATCTCGCAACGGTGCACTCGGAAATCGTCGACAGCCGTCCTCCCTGCCGCAGTCAACTCGGGCGCCGAAGAAGCCAAACCACTACCTCGTTCTGCGACGACCCGACTCCGTCTTCGATGTCATCGGTCAGCTCTGGGCCCGAGATGGCGTTTGGGGGGTCTGGAAAGGCTCCAACGCGACCTTCCTGTACACCGTCCTCCAGTCTCTGCTGGAAAACTGGTCCCGAAGCTTTTTCAGCGCCATCTTCAACGTACCGGACCTGGGCGTGAAAGAGGACCTCGAACGTCTCATCGACATTGCCTCGCCGTATCCCTGGATGTCGCTGTTTGTGGCCGGCGCTGCCGCAGTGGCCACCGGTGTTCTCCTGTCGCCCCTGGACCTTGTGCGCACGAG GCTCATCATGACTCCCATCTACAATGGACAGCGACGAACGCTCGCCTGTCTGCGGGCGCTCCCGTCCTACCTGTGCCCCGCCGCGATCGCCCTTCCGACCGTCCTAAACTCTCTCATACATCCCCTTCTGACCCTTTCGACGCCGCTCGTCCTCCGAACGCGCTTCATGATCGACAGCCACGCCTCTCCGATGACATTTTCCGTCGTCAAGTTCttcacctcgtcggccgccatcctTGCCAAACTTCCCATCGAGACTGTGCTCCGCCGCGGTCAAATGGCTGTGCTTTCGGGGAAGGACTATGTCCGTGCCCTCGAAGGCAACGAGCAGACCATGGATACGGTCGTGCCCATTGGGCGGTACAACGGCGTCATCGGCACCATGTACCACATCACGTCTCAGGAAGGAACACGCGAGACCACAAAACAACCGGCGACCAAGAAGGGCAAGGCCTATTCCAAGGCCACCCGGCCGACCCATAGACGAGGCCAGGGCCTTGAAGGGCTCTGGAGAGGTTGGAAAGTCAACTGGTGGGGGCTCGTCGGGCTCTGGacggcgagcgtcgtcgggaacggcggcgagggcgagttTTAA
- a CDS encoding alkaline phosphatase family protein, which yields MIQLPVHFPSITVSLFAVYVSAFLSSWFTRPPLEIVGNEVDVAVKESTVSSKTQLPQENGAVRKMTPEQLSHNGKVKIVKARETAIVREKPVQPWKVLFYGVPSKESPLLSALTFLINLALIGLIGDALYRARWYYPSDDLSFVRLGYVSPTEARFLVREPDQAKMPVTLEIRIQDPQPPFDNPQWQLVGGFRWTTNDTDYTASLTAPLIHPEQRQYEWRTSNNHAGQFLSPPKPGKMPKYNDNKFTFLSTSCILPRFPYNPLDHALAIPGLRHLAKRLPELSAQFMLFLGDFIYVDVPDRFGTSVEEYRMQYRQVYASPDWAPVGQNLSWIHVLDDHEISNDWSSNRTGVYKAAVEPWNIYQAGINPPVARAARTTQQRNGSTWFEFVQGPASFFMLDTRTYRSSNNEPFDSADKTMLGEEQLEDLLYWLARPEPAGVRWKFVASSVPFTKNWPVNVKDTWGGFLVERRKILEAMWLAGTRGTTVVILSGDRHEFAATKFPPPPGSSWPESAAAFEFSTSPLNQFASPLPTYRQTDGEDVKLKYIPSGSSKFGSFTIEEAWGQSTLKYHLYIDGKESWSTLLVAPPVPEEPSAALAFWRRIFS from the exons ATGATCCAGCTTCCC GTTCATTTCCCCTCCATTACCGTCAGCCTCTTCGCCGTATACGTTTCAGCCTTCCTATCCAGCTGGTTCACCCGGCCTCCTCTCGAAATCGTCGGCAATGAAGTGGATGTGGCTGTAAAAGAGTCGACTGTGTCGTCAAAAACGCAACTCCCGCAAGAGAATGGGGCAGTACGCAAGATGACGCCCGAGCAGTTGTCTCATAACGGCAAGGTGAAAATAGTGAAGGCGAGAGAGACGGCTATCGTCCGGGAAAAGCCGGTACAGCCATGGAAGGTACTCTTTTACGGTGTGCCGAGCAAGGAGAGCCCTCTTCTTTCTGCCCTGACCTTCCTCATCAACCTGGCTCTGATCGGATTGATCGGCGATGCCCTGTATCGAGCCCGGTGGTACTACCCGTCGGACGACCTGTCCTTTGTCCGACTCGGATACGTATCTCCGACGGAAGCCAGGTTCTTGGTTCGTGAACCTGATCAAGCCAAGATGCCAGTCACTCTGGAAATTCGCATCCAGGACCCTCAGCCTCCCTTTGACAACCCTCAGTGGCAGTTGGTGGGCGGTTTTAGGTGGACCACCAACGACACAGACTACACAGCTTCGCTCACGGCTCCCTTGATCCATCCCGAGCAAAGGCAATACGAATGGAGAACCTCCAACAACCACGCTGGCCAGTTTCTATCACCGCCCAAACCTGGCAAAATGCCCAAGTACAACGACAATAAGTTTACATTTCTCTCCACTTCATGCATTCTCCCCCGGTTTCCGTACAACCCTCTCGACCACGCCTTGGCCATCCCGGGACTGCGCCACTTGGCCAAAAGGCTCCCAGAACTAAGCGCCCAGTTCATGCTGTTTCTGGGAGACTTCATTTATGTCGATGTCCCCGATCGATTCGGAACTTCGGTCGAAGAGTATAGAATGCAATATCGCCAAGTCTACGCCTCTCCCGACTGGGCACCAGTTGGTCAAAACTTGAGTTGGATTCACGTCTTGGATGACCACGAAATTTCCAACGACTGGTCCTCCAATAGGACTGGTGTGTACAAGGCCGCTGTCGAGCCTTGGAATATTTATCAGGCCGGCATAAACCCTCCTGTAGCCCGTGCTGCTCGAACAACGCAGCAGCGCAATGGATCCACCTGGTTCGAGTTTGTTCAGGGCCCTGCCAGCTTCTTCATGCTCGACACTCGCACCTATCGTTCCAGCAACAATGAGCCATTCGACAGCGCCGACAAGACGATGCTTGGAGAGGAACAACTAGAGGATTTATTGTACTGGCTTGCTCGCCCTGAACCAGCCGGAGTCAGATGGAAATTTGTTGCCTCATCGGTGCCATTTACGAAGAACTGGCCGGTCAATGTCAAGGACACATGGGGCGGCTTTCTCGTCGAGAGAAGGAAGATCCTAGAGGCCATGTGGCTTGCCGGCACGCGAGGTACCACTGTCGTCATTCTCTCAGGCGACCGACACGAGTTTGCGGCGACCAAGTTCCCTCCGCCGCCAGGTTCTTCGTGGCCGGAGAGTGCCGCTGCCTTTGAGTTCTCGACCAGCCCACTCAACCAGTTTGCGTCGCCTTTGCCAACGTACAGGCAGactgacggcgaggacgtcaAGTTGAA GTACATTCCCTCCGGCTCGTCCAAGTTTGGTTCTTTCACCATCGAGGAAGCATGGGGACAGAGTACGCTGAAATACCACCTGTACATTGACGGCAAAGAGTCGTGGAGTACCCTGTTGGTGGCACCTCCTGTGCCCGAGGAACCGAGCGCTGCCCTAGCATTCTGGAGAAGGATATTTTCATAG